From a region of the Calliphora vicina chromosome 4, idCalVici1.1, whole genome shotgun sequence genome:
- the SNRPG gene encoding probable small nuclear ribonucleoprotein G produces MSKAHPPELKKYMDKRMLLKLNGGRSVAGILRGFDPFMNVVLDETVEECKDSTRNNIGMVVIRGNSIVMVEALDRV; encoded by the exons ATGTCGAAAGCACATCCCCCAGAGTTGAAAAA aTATATGGATAAACGTATGCTATTAAAGCTGAATGGTGGCCGATCTGTTGCCGGTATATTGCGTGGTTTTGATCCGTTCATGAATGTTGTATTGGACGAAACTGTTGAAGAATGTAAAGATAGTACCAGAAACAATATTGGTATGGTAGTTATTCGCGGTAATAGCATTGTAATGGTTGAAGCGCTGGATAGGGTGTAG
- the LOC135957771 gene encoding CWF19-like protein 2 homolog codes for MSFIQFESAREKDKARQDLREAREHMLDEVKKRAEQRAAREADRLLKGETNWMLPSVEEKLKKKNKEVKKSKKDKKKSKKSKKKSNKKRKYSSSEEESDSDSTSNDSDGSSSNDGHKKSKKSKKSKKKHKKGSKNKRTSSCDTDSEDSGDEKSKFVQLKKSEEPLQRDNWMTDALMLKTYSRERVENKPNEKQQIDSYDPAKSSRELNPYWKTTGTGLPAFQKPKDDDDYKTAKSEKSIFSQSTYSSKGWKKQSDEKVSNECLLPQRKKSLTPSDDGSSSSEGEHKKGKEKSSLSASEFLTDQQMNELGAKILKAEIMGNMSLADELREKLEKARTQRNIFKERKKSAYLVSNSNSTNGDKCSKKKDEHILLTHTDQTGHTRPLQASKVLDPRDLYGGKKKQKQKRVNTHDESGERVRYFADDDRYDLKHMFESEKYTSASDANLQFANIAGKHKNPNDDMEDIFAEKICQDDSVRSERKDRDRAIREHQKVEAALDNCDKCFDSMKIKKELLICVGENVYLALPWYQGLQPGHCMIIPNQHATCCTQIDEDIWAEVNDFRKALTRMFASQHKDVIFFEIANRLHKRPHLVIHCIPIRESDGEMAPFYFKKAIEESEHEWSVNKQLVSLRQKSLRNSIPKGLPYFWVNFGMDTGFAHVIEDEERFPPNFAQEIIGGMLNLDANRWRRLQKEQNIITKVKMFADWWKKYDCTK; via the coding sequence atgagttttattcagtttgaaagTGCACGGGAAAAAGATAAAGCAAGACAAGATCTTCGGGAGGCGAGAGAACACATGCTTGATGAAGTGAAAAAAAGGGCTGAGCAAAGAGCAGCGCGTGAAGCCGATAGGCTTTTAAAAGGTGAAACCAACTGGATGCTCCCTTCCGTCGAAgaaaaactgaagaaaaaaaacaaagaagtaaagaaatcaaaaaaggataaaaagaaaagtaaaaaatctaagaaaaaatcaaacaaGAAACGAAAGTACTCTAGCTCTGAAGAGGAAAGTGATTCTGATTCCACATCTAATGATAGTGATGGTTCTTCGTCTAATGATGGCCACAAAAAgagtaaaaaatcaaaaaagtcaaaaaagaaacataaaaaaggTTCGAAAAATAAGAGGACAAGTAGTTGCGATACGGACAGCGAGGATTCAGGCGATGAAAAATCCAAATTtgtgcaattaaaaaaatctgaGGAGCCACTACAAAGAGATAATTGGATGACCGATGCACTAATGCTAAAGACTTATTCACGGGAAAGGGTGGAAAATAAGCCAAATGAGAAGCAACAAATTGATTCATATGATCCGGCAAAAAGTTCACGGGAACTTAATCCCTATTGGAAAACAACGGGAACAGGTTTACCTGCATTTCAAAAACCAAAAGATGATGATGACTACAAAACCGCAAAATctgaaaaatcaatattttcacAGAGCACATATTCATCAAAAGGTTGGAAGAAGCAAAGTGACGAAAAAGTATCAAACGAATGCTTGCTGCCGCAGAGAAAAAAGTCTCTTACACCTAGTGACGACGGATCCTCATCTAGTGAAGGAGAACATAAAAAGGGCAAGGAAAAATCCAGTTTATCCGCATCAGAATTTCTAACTGATCAACAAATGAACGAATTAGGTGCAAAAATTCTTAAAGCTGAAATAATGGGTAACATGTCACTTGCAGATGAATTACGCGAAAAGTTGGAAAAAGCACGAACacaaagaaatatatttaaagaacgTAAAAAATCAGCATATCTTGTAAGCAATAGCAATTCTACTAATGGCGACAAGTGCAGCAAGAAGAAAGATGAGCATATTCTACTGACGCACACCGATCAAACGGGCCACACTAGACCATTGCAGGCATCAAAAGTTTTGGATCCAAGAGATTTGTACGGTGGCAAGAAAAAACAGAAGCAAAAGCGTGTTAACACTCACGATGAATCTGGTGAGAGAGTTCGCTATTTTGCCGATGACGATCGTTATGATCTAAAACATATGTTTGAAAGCGAAAAGTATACAAGCGCATCAGACGCCAATTTACAATTTGCCAATATTGCTGGCAAACACAAAAACCCTAATGATGATATGGAAGATATATTTGCCGAAAAAATATGTCAAGATGACTCTGTACGTTCCGAACGTAAAGATCGTGATAGAGCAATTCGTGAACACCAAAAAGTTGAGGCAGCGTTAGACAACTGTGACAAATGCTTCGattctatgaaaataaaaaaggaactACTAATATGCGTTGGCGAAAATGTATATTTGGCTTTACCATGGTATCAGGGTCTTCAGCCTGGTCATTGTATGATAATTCCAAATCAACATGCAACTTGCTGTACTCAAATCGATGAGGATATTTGGGCGGAAGTTAATGATTTTCGTAAAGCTTTGACTCGCATGTTTGCTTCGCAACATAAAGATgtgatattctttgaaattGCCAACCGATTGCATAAACGGCCGCATTTAGTAATACATTGTATTCCCATCCGCGAATCAGATGGCGAAATGGCTCCATTTTATTTCAAGAAAGCAATAGAAGAATCAGAACATGAATGGTCTGTCAATAAGCAACTTGTATCATTGCGACAAAAATCATTGCGTAATTCTATACCAAAGGGTTTACCTTATTTTTGGGTAAATTTCGGTATGGACACGGGATTTGCCCATGTAATTGAGGATGAGGAAAGATTTCCCCCAAATTTTGCGCAAGAAATTATTGGTGGCATGTTAAATTTAGATGCAAACAGATGGCGTCGTCtacaaaaagaacaaaatattataaCCAAAGTGAAAATGTTTGCAGACTGGTGGAAAAAATACGATTGTACAAAGTAA
- the RpS19a gene encoding small ribosomal subunit protein eS19A translates to MPGVTVKDIDQHQCVKAVAVFLKKTGKLKVPDQMDIIKTAKYKELAPYDPDWFYIRCASILRHLYHRSPAGVGSITKIYGGRKRNGVHPSHFCRAADGAARKALQSLEHARLIEKHPDGGRKLTPIGQRDLDRIANQIVANQRTAAKLTGPIVISK, encoded by the exons aTGCCTGGCGTAACTGTAAAGGATATCGATCAACACCAATGTGTTAAAGCTGTTGCTGTCTTCTTAAAGAA GACTGGTAAATTGAAGGTGCCCGATCAAATGGACATCATCAAGACAGCCAAATACAAGGAATTGGCTCCATATGACCCCGATTGGTTCTACATTCGTTGTGCTTCAATCTTGCGTCACTTGTACCACCGCAGTCCCGCTGGTGTTGGTTCCATCACCAAAATCTATGGTGGCCGCAAACGCAACGGTGTCCACCCCTCTCACTTCTGCCGTGCTGCTGATGGTGCTGCTCGCAAAGCTTTGCAATCGTTGGAACACGCCCGTCTTATCGAAAAGCACCCCGATGGTGGTCGCAAATTGACCCCAATTGGCCAACGTGATTTGGATCGCATTGCCAATCAAATTGTCGCCAACCAACGTACTGCAGCCAAACTAACAGGTCCCATTGTTATTTCCAAGTAA
- the Arp10 gene encoding actin-related protein 10, giving the protein MPLYETVMQEKPPVVLDIGTAYTKLGFAAEAYPRKIIPSEVILSVNGKTKNIFDYGDNLEFYDQIIEFFQTIFFKYLLVSPKERKIVIVENVFGQIIVRETLAKALFRHFEVSSVLYVPSHMIALSTLAIPHGVVIDMGYSETTVMPVYSGVQIMQAFQDQKFGGRVLHEEIKRQLLLEGVKEEYLTESVLEDIKVRACFVTKLQRAQDYLNNKPPQVPPGVDYPIADNEIITIPGKVRETAFEILFEENNDRDTLPHLIIKSILRCPLDVRRALTENIFVVGGSSIIMGLLPRLKEELQHLVANDKEYKEKLHGDITFKFHKTIGRPNIVNWLGGSLCGGTDLVNTRSLTKEAYIRLDRVPDWSCLDDNRMAG; this is encoded by the exons ATGCCCTTGTATGAAACGGTAATGCAAGAGAAACCTCCAGTTGTTCTGGACATTGGAACTGCATACACTAA GCTTGGCTTTGCAGCAGAGGCATATCCACGCAAAATTATACCATCTGAAGTCATTCTGTCTGTGAATGGTAAAACAAAGAACATCTTTGATTATGGAGATAATCTTGAATTTTACGATCAGATAATTGAATTTttccaaacaatattttttaa ATATCTACTTGTGAGTcctaaagaaagaaaaatagttatagtagaaaatgtttttggcCAAATAATAGTTCGTGAAACTTTGGCAAAAGCATTATTTCGCCACTTTGAAGTTTCTTCTGTTCTGTATGTGCCTTCACATATGATTGCACTCTCGACATTGGCGATTCCTCATGGTGTGGTCATAGATATGGGTTATAGTGAGACTACCGTAATGCCTGTTTATAGTGGTGTTCAAATAATGCAAGCATTTCAAGACCAAAAATTCGGTGGACGCGTTTTACACGAGGAAATTAAGCGCCAGTTACTTCTAGAGGGAGTAAAGGAGGAATATCTTACAGAATCAGTATTAGAGGATATAAAAGTTCGTGCTTGTTTTGTAACGAAACTGCAGAGAGCTCAGGACTATCTAAACAATAAACCTCCTCAAGTTCCACCAGGCGTAGACTATCCAATAGCTGATAATGAAATCATTACCATACCAGGCAAAGTGCGTGAAACAGCATTTGAAATACTATTTGAAGAAAATAATGATCGTGATACTTTGCcacatttaataataaaatctatTCTTCGGTGTCCTCTAGATGTTCGCCGCGCTTTAACTGAGAACATCTTTGTTGTTGGTGGCAGTTCCATAATAATGGGTTTATTGCCAAGACTTAAGGAAGAGCTACAACATTTAGTGGCAAACGATAAGGAATATAAGGAAAAACTACACGGTGACATAacatttaagtttcataaaactATCGGTCGTCCCAATATAGTCAACTGGCTGGGTGGTTCTTTGTGTGGTGGTACTGATTTAGTTAATACTCGTTCTCTAACCAAAGAGGCGTATATAAGACTGGATCGTGTACCCGATTGGAGCTGTTTGGATGATAACCGCATGGCGGGATAA